Proteins encoded in a region of the Micropterus dolomieu isolate WLL.071019.BEF.003 ecotype Adirondacks linkage group LG09, ASM2129224v1, whole genome shotgun sequence genome:
- the LOC123976738 gene encoding SH3 domain-binding glutamic acid-rich-like protein 3 has protein sequence MGIKLYYTTVTASRTVKSQQAEVIRILESKSIQYELIDISVGGELRDEMRSKAGNPTAVPPQLFNEDQYCGVSSTPM, from the exons ATGGGAATCAAACTGTACTACACTACCGTTACTGCCTCGCGGACG GTGAAGTCTCAGCAGGCAGAAGTGATACGGATCCTTGAAAGTAAAAGCATCCAATACGAGCTCATCGACATCTCTGTGGGCGGGGAACTTCGTGACGAAATGAGAAGCAAAGCAGGGAACCCCACTGCAGTTCCCCCCCAGCTTTTCAACGAGGACCAATACTGCGGGGTGAGTAGCACCCCCATGTGA
- the LOC123976737 gene encoding SH3 domain-binding glutamic acid-rich-like protein 3, whose translation MGAVVLQVKSQQAEVIRILESKSIQYELIDISVGGELRDEMRSKAGNPTAVPPQLFNEDQYCGNYEMFSEAVEADTVDQFLKLV comes from the exons ATGGGTGCTGTCGTTCTTCAGGTGAAGTCTCAGCAGGCAGAAGTGATACGGATCCTTGAAAGTAAAAGCATCCAATACGAGCTCATCGACATCTCTGTGGGCGGGGAACTTCGTGACGAAATGAGAAGCAAAGCAGGGAACCCCACTGCAGTTCCCCCCCAGCTTTTCAACGAGGACCAATACTGCGGG AACTATGAAATGTTTTCTGAGGCGGTGGAAGCTGATACGGTGGATCAATTTCTGAAACTGGTGTGA